Proteins from a genomic interval of Candidatus Nanopelagicales bacterium:
- a CDS encoding alpha/beta fold hydrolase, which translates to MHFVPARAGRRRSSRAGTSATSRRRAGRTRTVRATAVRGLAVGVCSLAVLAGCTSAPLPPVLQSQPAESAEPRESAPAGLQRFYDQKLAWQDCDGSFECADLTVPRDYANPEAGTTTIALLRAKGDKPQGSLVVNPGGPGGSGVDYARAAGQILSDTVTEQYSVVGFDPRGVGRSAPIDCLTDAELDEWIALDGEPDSQQEQQELLDAARDFGKACEERSAQMLPYVDTESVVKDLDILRAALGERRLNYLGFSYGTMIGALYADRFGPKTRRMVLDGALPPQLTIDEIGLGQAKGFDKALRRYVEDCQTKSDCPVAGESVDEGVRKVQDFLDSLDEQPLPAGDGRELNQGLGAGAVLYHLYFPFAGDWDSLSDGLRDAFAGDGRRLLDMFYERLERSPDGKYANNSQEVFYAVNCLDRGSDADIGETAQASG; encoded by the coding sequence ATGCACTTCGTCCCCGCGCGCGCCGGTCGCCGTCGCAGCAGCCGTGCAGGTACCAGTGCCACCAGCCGCAGACGAGCTGGCCGCACCCGCACCGTCCGTGCCACGGCGGTTCGCGGACTCGCGGTGGGTGTCTGCTCACTCGCCGTGTTGGCAGGGTGCACGTCGGCACCACTTCCTCCCGTCCTGCAATCACAACCGGCGGAATCCGCCGAACCTCGAGAATCAGCTCCAGCTGGTCTGCAGCGCTTCTACGACCAGAAGTTGGCCTGGCAGGACTGTGACGGCTCATTCGAGTGTGCCGACCTCACGGTTCCGCGGGACTACGCCAACCCAGAGGCCGGAACCACCACGATCGCCCTGCTGCGCGCCAAAGGGGACAAGCCCCAGGGGTCGTTGGTCGTGAATCCAGGTGGCCCCGGGGGCAGCGGAGTCGACTATGCCCGCGCTGCCGGACAGATCCTGTCCGACACGGTCACGGAGCAGTACTCCGTTGTCGGATTCGATCCCCGGGGCGTCGGGCGCAGCGCCCCGATCGACTGCCTGACGGACGCCGAGCTGGACGAATGGATCGCGCTCGACGGCGAACCTGATTCGCAGCAGGAGCAGCAGGAGTTGCTGGACGCGGCGCGCGATTTCGGCAAGGCGTGCGAGGAGCGGTCCGCGCAGATGCTCCCGTACGTCGATACCGAATCGGTGGTCAAGGACCTGGACATCCTCAGGGCGGCACTGGGAGAGCGGCGACTGAACTACCTGGGCTTCTCCTACGGCACCATGATCGGCGCCCTGTACGCCGACCGATTCGGACCCAAGACGCGCCGGATGGTGCTGGACGGGGCGCTCCCTCCCCAGTTGACCATCGATGAGATCGGACTTGGGCAGGCGAAGGGGTTCGACAAAGCACTACGTCGCTACGTCGAGGACTGCCAGACCAAGTCAGACTGCCCGGTCGCAGGGGAGTCCGTCGACGAAGGTGTGCGCAAGGTCCAGGATTTCCTCGACAGTCTGGATGAGCAGCCCCTCCCCGCCGGCGACGGTCGGGAGCTCAACCAAGGCCTGGGCGCCGGTGCGGTGCTGTATCACCTGTACTTCCCGTTCGCGGGGGATTGGGATTCCCTGTCGGACGGCCTGCGCGACGCCTTCGCCGGCGATGGACGCCGACTCCTCGACATGTTCTACGAGCGTCTTGAGCGCAGCCCGGACGGCAAGTACGCCAACAACTCGCAGGAAGTGTTCTACGCCGTGAACTGCCTCGACCGCGGTAGCGACGCAGATATCGGAGAAACTGCGCAGGCAAGCGGATGA
- a CDS encoding alpha/beta hydrolase: MRRQADEWAQEAPVFGRYLAWTEAACSEWPVAATGEPEEVTAADAGPILVIGNTNDPATPLEWAQLLADRLADAHLIVWESDGHTAYGNGSSCVDDAVDAYLVDGELPPADLVCR, encoded by the coding sequence CTGCGCAGGCAAGCGGATGAGTGGGCTCAAGAGGCCCCGGTATTCGGTCGATATCTCGCCTGGACGGAAGCCGCGTGCTCCGAGTGGCCGGTGGCGGCGACCGGGGAACCTGAAGAGGTCACGGCCGCCGATGCGGGGCCGATCCTGGTCATCGGCAACACGAACGATCCGGCCACCCCGCTGGAGTGGGCGCAACTCCTGGCTGACCGGCTGGCCGACGCCCACCTGATCGTCTGGGAGTCCGATGGGCACACCGCCTACGGCAACGGGTCGTCGTGTGTGGACGATGCCGTCGACGCCTACCTGGTGGACGGTGAACTGCCACCTGCGGACCTCGTATGTCGGTGA